From Scleropages formosus chromosome 1, fSclFor1.1, whole genome shotgun sequence, a single genomic window includes:
- the txnb gene encoding thioredoxin b → MLLIITDKEAFDKAMKDAGDQLVVVDFTAEWCGPCQSIAPHYKSMSEHLDNRNVVFLKVDVDEVQELAALCGIKCMPTFQFYRHGKKIDEFVGSNKDKLQEMVEKHK, encoded by the exons atgttgcTCATCATCACCGACAAG gaaGCCTTCGATAAAGCCATGAAGGACGCGGGGGACCAGCTCGTGGTCGTGGACTTCACGGCCGAGTGGTGCGGCCCCTGTCAGAGCATCGCGCCCCACTAcaag TCTATGTCTGAGCATCTAGACAACCGGAATGTGGTCTTCCTGAAGGTGGATGTGGATGAGGTCCAG GAGTTGGCTGCCCTCTGCGGCATCAAATGTATGCCGACGTTCCAGTTTTACAGGCATGGTAAAAAG ATCGATGAATTTGTTGGATCGAACAAAGACAAGCTGCAGGAGATGGTGGAAAAGCACAAATGA